The following are encoded together in the Micromonospora lupini genome:
- the mtrB gene encoding MtrAB system histidine kinase MtrB, producing the protein MSTSPPPHPRTTAARRLNAGRDLWRALSGRAARLVARAHQTWRRSLQVRVVTITLVASSLLVGGFAYLIADKITTILLDNARTDVQLRVKGGAGYAAKQVSLYGQPQEAQLQETIEGTVNYLAGGDPQQTSGVVVAITAADYPTMIQTRTAPAANVQPLISKELRAAVASGKVASQIQTGRLTGEPTKYLVYGSPVPTRFGQIELYYLVPLTRQDATAADARATVVATGIALVVLLGLLAALVTRLVVKPVRVAARTAQRLSAGLLDQRMVVNGEDDLALLAASFNQMATNLQRQILRLEEMSRLQRRFTSDVSHELRTPLTTVRMAADLIFAERDEFDPAVARSAELLQAELDRFEELLTDLLEISRFDAGFAMLDAEPTDLVPVVHRVVDRLAGLAERVGVPIELDLPSTPVIAEVDPRRVERVLRNLVGNAVEHGEARPVLITLGIDDTAVAITVRDHGVGLKVGEEKLVFNRFWRADPSRARQTGGTGLGLSISLEDARLHGGWLEAWGAPGQGAQFRLTLPARAGDRLTTSPLRLVPADAALPFGGPRDGGPLAIGPGTGGALAIGPAPAGDGERAEVRS; encoded by the coding sequence GTGTCGACCTCGCCGCCCCCGCACCCCCGGACCACTGCAGCCCGCCGGCTCAACGCCGGCCGGGACCTGTGGCGCGCGCTGAGTGGTCGGGCCGCGCGGCTGGTGGCCCGGGCGCACCAGACCTGGCGCCGCTCGCTCCAGGTCCGGGTGGTCACCATCACGCTCGTCGCCTCCAGCCTGCTGGTGGGCGGCTTCGCGTACCTGATCGCTGACAAGATCACGACGATCCTGCTCGACAACGCCCGCACCGACGTCCAGTTGCGGGTCAAGGGCGGCGCGGGGTATGCGGCCAAGCAGGTCTCCCTCTACGGCCAGCCGCAGGAGGCGCAGCTCCAGGAGACCATCGAGGGCACTGTCAACTACCTGGCCGGCGGCGACCCCCAGCAGACAAGTGGCGTGGTGGTGGCCATCACCGCCGCCGACTACCCGACCATGATCCAGACCCGCACCGCGCCGGCGGCCAACGTCCAGCCCCTGATCAGCAAGGAGCTGCGGGCCGCGGTCGCCAGCGGCAAGGTGGCCAGCCAGATCCAGACCGGTCGGCTCACCGGCGAGCCGACGAAATACCTGGTCTACGGCTCGCCGGTGCCGACCCGCTTCGGGCAGATCGAGCTCTACTATCTGGTGCCGCTGACCCGGCAGGACGCCACCGCCGCGGACGCCCGTGCCACGGTCGTCGCCACCGGCATCGCCCTGGTGGTCCTGCTGGGGCTGCTCGCCGCCCTGGTCACCCGGCTGGTGGTCAAACCGGTACGGGTCGCCGCGCGGACCGCCCAGCGGCTCTCCGCCGGCCTTCTCGACCAGCGCATGGTGGTCAACGGCGAGGACGACCTCGCGCTGCTGGCAGCCTCGTTCAACCAGATGGCGACCAACCTGCAACGGCAGATCCTGCGCCTGGAGGAGATGTCCCGGTTGCAGCGCCGGTTCACCTCCGACGTGTCGCACGAGCTGCGGACCCCGTTGACCACGGTCCGGATGGCCGCCGACCTGATCTTCGCCGAGCGCGACGAGTTCGACCCGGCGGTGGCCCGCAGCGCCGAGCTGCTCCAGGCCGAGCTGGACCGTTTCGAGGAGCTGCTCACCGACCTGTTGGAGATCAGCCGGTTCGACGCGGGCTTCGCCATGCTCGACGCCGAGCCGACCGACCTGGTGCCTGTGGTGCACCGGGTCGTCGACCGGTTGGCCGGCCTGGCCGAGCGGGTGGGAGTTCCGATCGAGTTGGACCTGCCGAGCACTCCTGTGATCGCCGAGGTCGACCCCCGCCGCGTCGAGCGGGTGCTGCGCAACCTGGTCGGCAACGCGGTCGAGCACGGCGAGGCCCGGCCGGTGCTGATCACCCTCGGCATCGACGACACCGCCGTGGCGATCACCGTCCGCGACCACGGGGTGGGGCTGAAGGTGGGCGAGGAGAAGCTGGTGTTCAACCGGTTCTGGCGGGCGGACCCGTCCCGGGCCCGGCAGACCGGCGGCACCGGGCTCGGACTGTCGATCAGCCTGGAGGACGCCCGCCTGCACGGTGGCTGGCTGGAAGCCTGGGGAGCGCCCGGCCAGGGCGCCCAGTTCCGGCTCACCCTGCCGGCTCGCGCCGGTGACCGGCTCACCACGTCGCCGCTGCGGCTGGTGCCCGCCGACGCGGCGCTGCCGTTCGGCGGCCCCCGCGACGGCGGCCCACTGGCCATCGGTCCGGGCACCGGCGGAGCGCTGGCGATCGGCCCCGCGCCGGCCGGGGACGGCGAGCGGGCGGAGGTGCGCTCATGA
- a CDS encoding LpqB family beta-propeller domain-containing protein yields the protein MRARPLLCAVGTALLLSAGCGIPASSDVRVDGKAGTATEAGSDNGRRSEPPSRTASGSDNEAFVRNFLSAAAGEPDRAYERVKAFIAPEHKPRLQDKKGSEVALTVVRLRETVFTFNSDSTTTVKISVQQIGVLRTNGTLAPPVATETEYEFRLRSASLGGTANDERAGQFVLDPPNVLLLSDVALQQYYQDESIYFWSSDRTRLVPDQRYLPSAVPDERRVNEVVRWLVGGPSDWLRPGVVGLPDGTELINNATGANNRWEVNLDMSGDDQNRVDQVITQLAWSLGDLPGELELKIRNNSQPVQDLDERRLAQPLYPVRESPQRFGVYEGAIRPLDFVGEPSGVVPLTAEVNRNIVSAGFARGARRVLAAMVVTSGRDRQRLAVGTGADTVAVLNRSGTEYASISRPVWLRTVDSRPAQGLVVADGRLYRFDEAGRMSEVPLNLPSPQVTAVAAALDGQRVALIAGGRLYVAAINLDGTGSGMSVGPPRALVTSLTSLTAVDWIGEDRLVVAGSAGQPAIYEISVDAALETPLRTDVGAKVNHLTAYPTNRSVRVPSGAYMYEANKVAYRSSPFERIEPGSVRDVPAPPAGVRPSNPSAPFFLY from the coding sequence ATGAGGGCTCGACCACTGTTGTGCGCCGTCGGCACGGCACTGCTCCTCAGCGCCGGCTGCGGCATCCCGGCATCGTCCGACGTGCGGGTGGACGGCAAGGCCGGCACGGCGACCGAGGCCGGGTCGGACAACGGTCGCCGCAGCGAACCACCGTCGCGGACGGCCAGCGGCAGCGACAACGAAGCGTTCGTGCGTAACTTCCTGTCCGCCGCCGCCGGTGAGCCGGACCGGGCGTACGAGCGGGTGAAGGCGTTCATCGCCCCGGAGCACAAGCCCCGCCTACAGGACAAGAAGGGCAGCGAGGTCGCGCTGACAGTGGTCCGGCTGCGGGAGACTGTCTTCACCTTCAACAGCGACTCGACGACCACCGTCAAGATCTCGGTGCAGCAGATCGGCGTGCTGCGGACCAACGGCACCCTGGCGCCGCCGGTGGCGACCGAGACGGAGTACGAGTTCCGGCTGCGCAGCGCCTCGCTCGGCGGCACCGCCAACGACGAGCGCGCCGGCCAGTTCGTGCTCGACCCGCCGAACGTGCTGCTGCTCAGTGACGTCGCCCTTCAGCAGTACTACCAGGACGAGTCGATCTACTTCTGGAGCTCCGACCGGACACGGCTGGTGCCCGACCAGCGGTACCTGCCGTCCGCCGTGCCTGACGAGCGCCGCGTCAACGAGGTCGTGCGCTGGCTGGTCGGTGGCCCGTCCGACTGGCTGCGGCCGGGCGTCGTCGGCCTGCCCGACGGCACCGAGCTGATCAACAACGCCACCGGCGCGAACAACCGGTGGGAGGTCAACCTGGACATGTCCGGCGACGACCAGAACCGGGTCGACCAGGTGATCACGCAGCTCGCCTGGTCGCTGGGCGACCTGCCGGGCGAGCTGGAGCTGAAGATCCGCAACAACTCGCAGCCCGTCCAGGATCTCGACGAGCGCCGGCTGGCCCAGCCGCTCTACCCGGTCCGGGAGAGCCCGCAGCGGTTCGGCGTCTACGAGGGCGCGATCCGCCCGCTCGACTTCGTCGGCGAGCCCAGCGGCGTGGTGCCCCTGACGGCCGAGGTCAACCGCAACATCGTGTCGGCCGGCTTCGCGCGGGGCGCCAGGCGGGTCCTCGCCGCGATGGTGGTGACCAGCGGCAGGGACCGGCAGCGACTCGCGGTGGGCACCGGCGCGGACACGGTGGCCGTGCTCAACCGCAGCGGCACGGAGTACGCCTCGATCAGCCGCCCGGTGTGGCTGCGTACCGTCGACTCGCGCCCGGCGCAGGGGCTGGTGGTGGCCGACGGCCGCCTCTACCGCTTCGACGAGGCCGGCCGCATGTCGGAGGTGCCGCTGAACCTGCCCTCGCCGCAGGTCACCGCGGTGGCCGCCGCGCTTGACGGTCAGCGGGTCGCGTTGATCGCCGGCGGGCGGCTCTACGTCGCGGCGATCAACCTGGACGGCACCGGGAGCGGGATGTCAGTCGGCCCGCCCCGGGCCCTGGTCACCTCGTTGACCAGTCTGACCGCGGTGGACTGGATCGGGGAGGATCGGCTGGTGGTGGCCGGGTCTGCGGGCCAGCCGGCGATCTACGAGATCAGCGTGGACGCCGCTCTGGAGACCCCGCTGCGCACCGACGTGGGCGCCAAGGTCAACCACCTGACGGCGTACCCCACCAACCGCAGCGTGCGGGTGCCCAGCGGGGCCTACATGTACGAGGCGAACAAGGTGGCGTACCGCAGCAGCCCGTTCGAACGGATCGAGCCGGGGAGTGTGCGCGACGTCCCCGCGCCGCCGGCCGGGGTCCGGCCGAGCAATCCGTCGGCCCCGTTCTTCCTCTACTGA
- a CDS encoding ComF family protein, giving the protein MRGLWADLADLVLPADCAGCRERHAVLRHGFCPACVTALGVLRPRAVRPTPAPPGLPPCVALGPYAGPLREALLAYKEHGRHGLARPLGALLAEVVVAAVGEVRPVDLVPVPDTAAAARARYGDHLDRLARHCAGRLRRGGWPARVRRPLRALPRPDSVTLDSAGRAAAAEAAFRHRSSASGGPRRTGDAPFVVLLDDIVTTGVTLAAATRVLTASGWPPGVAAVLAATEKRHHL; this is encoded by the coding sequence GTGCGCGGGCTCTGGGCGGACCTCGCCGACCTGGTCCTCCCCGCGGACTGCGCCGGCTGCCGGGAGCGTCACGCGGTCCTGCGGCACGGGTTCTGCCCCGCCTGCGTGACGGCGCTTGGCGTGCTGCGTCCCCGGGCGGTCCGTCCCACGCCCGCCCCACCGGGGCTCCCGCCCTGCGTCGCCCTCGGCCCGTACGCCGGCCCGCTGCGTGAGGCCCTGCTGGCGTACAAGGAGCACGGCCGGCACGGTCTGGCCCGCCCGCTGGGCGCGCTGCTGGCCGAGGTGGTCGTGGCGGCGGTCGGCGAGGTCCGCCCGGTGGACCTGGTGCCCGTGCCCGACACCGCCGCGGCGGCCCGAGCCCGCTACGGCGACCACCTGGACCGGTTGGCCCGGCACTGCGCGGGCCGGCTGCGCCGGGGCGGCTGGCCGGCACGGGTGCGTCGTCCGCTGCGCGCGCTGCCCCGACCGGACTCGGTGACGCTTGACAGCGCGGGCCGCGCCGCGGCGGCCGAGGCGGCGTTCCGACACCGGTCGAGCGCATCGGGTGGGCCTCGCCGAACAGGCGACGCACCATTCGTGGTGCTGCTTGACGACATCGTCACCACAGGCGTGACCCTGGCCGCGGCAACCCGGGTGCTGACCGCGAGCGGATGGCCACCCGGTGTCGCCGCGGTGCTCGCCGCGACCGAGAAAAGACACCACTTGTAA
- the hpf gene encoding ribosome hibernation-promoting factor, HPF/YfiA family gives MDIVVKGRNVEVPDHYRVHVAEKLAKVERYDHKIIRIDVELFHERNPRQADHCQRVEITCVSRGPVIRAEACTNDFYSALDAAIAKLDTRLRRAADRRRVHRGRHAPISVAAATADLPVTDLVAAPLSASGAGARAGTAVAERVEEEHDQPWHIAREKVHPAEPMTIDDALFQMELVGHDFYLFQDKETGRPSVVYRRHAYDYGIISLDT, from the coding sequence GTGGACATCGTGGTCAAGGGCCGCAACGTCGAAGTGCCGGACCATTACCGGGTACACGTAGCCGAGAAACTCGCAAAGGTCGAACGTTACGACCACAAGATTATCCGCATCGATGTCGAGCTGTTTCACGAGCGCAATCCGCGCCAGGCCGACCACTGCCAGCGGGTGGAGATCACCTGCGTTTCCCGAGGTCCCGTGATTAGGGCCGAGGCCTGCACGAACGATTTCTACAGCGCGCTCGACGCCGCAATCGCGAAGCTCGACACCCGGCTGCGCCGCGCGGCGGACCGCCGCCGCGTACACCGTGGTCGGCACGCGCCGATCTCCGTCGCCGCCGCCACCGCCGACCTGCCGGTCACGGACCTGGTGGCCGCCCCGCTGTCCGCGTCGGGTGCCGGCGCACGCGCCGGCACCGCCGTCGCGGAGCGGGTCGAGGAGGAGCACGACCAGCCGTGGCACATCGCCCGGGAGAAGGTGCACCCGGCGGAGCCCATGACGATCGACGACGCCCTGTTCCAGATGGAGCTGGTCGGCCACGACTTCTACCTGTTCCAGGACAAGGAAACCGGCCGCCCGAGCGTCGTCTACCGACGCCACGCCTACGACTACGGCATCATCTCCCTCGACACGTGA
- a CDS encoding GNAT family N-acetyltransferase, with amino-acid sequence MSPQQVVEAHGVRLRPFQAGDIADLVEGCADPLSQRFVSSMPAPYTEVDAHWWVEAGAPAVWAGGGAAYAIADPATDRLLGGAGLSNPVPGRSQAEIGYWLRPAARGRGVATAATRALSEHAFGAGTLRLELLTEGENAASQRVALAAGFRHEGLRRSAGQRRDGGRHDLLTWVRLADDPPGPTPRLLPDLPDGVLTDQVVALRRLGPDDAEMMYGLHSRPEVVANQAPPVPPTRESIERRCRLAESAWLTGDIARLLIVDVATGEPAGSCGLSYTEVSSGEGSIGYALLPDWRGRGYATRAVRLLADWAFGPAGFARLTAGTVPENTASHRVLERVGFQREALQRGRLPGLAGARLDDLTFALLPAERR; translated from the coding sequence ATGAGCCCGCAGCAGGTCGTCGAGGCGCACGGGGTGCGGCTGCGGCCGTTTCAGGCCGGCGACATCGCGGACCTGGTCGAGGGCTGCGCGGACCCGCTCAGCCAGCGGTTCGTGTCCAGCATGCCGGCCCCGTACACCGAGGTCGACGCCCACTGGTGGGTCGAGGCCGGCGCACCTGCGGTCTGGGCCGGCGGCGGCGCCGCGTACGCCATCGCGGACCCGGCCACCGACCGACTGCTCGGCGGGGCCGGGTTGAGCAACCCGGTGCCCGGCCGGAGCCAGGCGGAGATCGGCTACTGGCTGCGGCCGGCGGCGCGGGGACGCGGGGTGGCCACGGCCGCGACCCGCGCGTTGAGCGAGCACGCCTTCGGCGCCGGGACACTCCGGCTGGAGCTGCTCACCGAGGGAGAGAACGCGGCGAGTCAGCGGGTCGCGCTTGCCGCCGGCTTCCGGCACGAGGGCCTGCGTCGGTCGGCCGGGCAGCGCCGGGACGGCGGCCGGCACGATCTGCTGACCTGGGTACGCCTCGCCGACGATCCACCCGGCCCGACTCCCCGGCTGCTGCCCGACCTGCCCGACGGGGTGCTCACCGATCAGGTGGTGGCGCTGCGGCGCCTCGGGCCGGACGACGCGGAGATGATGTACGGGCTGCACAGCCGGCCGGAGGTGGTCGCCAACCAGGCCCCGCCGGTGCCACCGACGCGGGAGTCGATCGAGCGGCGCTGCCGGCTGGCGGAGAGCGCGTGGCTGACCGGCGACATCGCCCGGCTACTGATCGTCGACGTGGCCACCGGCGAGCCGGCGGGCAGTTGCGGCCTCTCGTACACGGAGGTGAGCAGCGGTGAGGGCTCGATCGGCTACGCGCTGCTGCCCGACTGGCGTGGGCGCGGGTACGCCACACGCGCGGTGCGGCTGCTCGCCGACTGGGCGTTCGGCCCGGCCGGTTTCGCCCGGCTGACCGCAGGCACCGTGCCGGAGAACACCGCCTCGCACCGCGTGCTGGAGCGGGTCGGCTTCCAGCGTGAGGCCCTGCAACGCGGTCGCCTGCCCGGCCTGGCGGGCGCTCGCCTCGACGACCTGACGTTCGCCCTGCTGCCGGCCGAGCGGCGCTGA
- a CDS encoding GNAT family N-acetyltransferase, which yields MEPAEIIEDGVLLRPWREADADGVHRACQDRDIQRWTTVPRPYLREHAHGFVTEVSARAWADGTGAPFAVCDAATGDLLGSCGLVSIERSGTGEIGYWTAPWARGRGVTVRAARAVARWSFEKLALRRLIWQAEVGNHASRLVALRAGFRIDGRVRSAEVEPHNGADTWIGSLLPGEVPEPGSTGPAGPGTLAARRAAVFGRPQPTLFATSATGELLLRPMEERDLDAVVQTCRDPESIRWTTVPDPYDRSDAQGYRAFGQDAWARGDAACFVVADPDDRYVASLDLRLSPADPLLADVGFMTAPAARGRGYLPAALIAVSAWGFTTLGLARIEWKANVGNTASRRAAEKAGFTFEGTARGGVQHRGERVDAWVAALLAGDLA from the coding sequence GTGGAGCCTGCGGAGATCATCGAGGACGGCGTGCTGCTGCGACCCTGGCGGGAGGCCGACGCCGACGGCGTACACCGTGCCTGCCAGGATCGGGACATTCAGCGTTGGACCACCGTACCGCGCCCATACCTTCGCGAACACGCCCACGGTTTCGTCACCGAGGTGAGCGCGCGGGCCTGGGCGGACGGCACCGGGGCGCCGTTCGCGGTCTGCGACGCGGCCACCGGCGACCTCCTCGGCTCGTGCGGGCTGGTCTCCATCGAGCGTTCCGGCACCGGTGAGATCGGCTACTGGACGGCCCCCTGGGCGCGCGGGCGGGGCGTGACCGTCCGGGCCGCCCGGGCGGTCGCCCGCTGGTCCTTCGAGAAGCTGGCGCTGCGCCGACTGATCTGGCAGGCCGAGGTGGGTAATCACGCCTCCCGGCTGGTCGCGCTCCGGGCCGGGTTCCGGATCGACGGCCGGGTCCGGTCGGCCGAGGTGGAGCCGCACAACGGGGCGGACACCTGGATCGGCTCGCTGCTGCCCGGCGAGGTGCCCGAACCCGGATCGACCGGGCCGGCCGGCCCCGGCACCCTGGCCGCCCGCCGGGCCGCCGTCTTCGGCCGCCCACAGCCGACCCTGTTCGCCACCTCGGCGACCGGTGAGCTGCTGCTGCGGCCGATGGAGGAGCGGGATCTGGATGCCGTGGTGCAGACCTGTCGGGACCCGGAATCGATCCGGTGGACCACAGTTCCAGATCCGTACGACCGCTCCGACGCACAGGGGTACCGGGCCTTCGGCCAGGACGCCTGGGCCCGGGGGGACGCCGCCTGCTTCGTGGTCGCCGACCCGGACGACAGGTACGTCGCCTCGCTTGACCTGCGGCTCTCCCCCGCCGACCCGCTGCTCGCGGACGTGGGCTTCATGACCGCCCCGGCGGCCCGCGGCCGGGGATACCTGCCGGCCGCCCTGATCGCGGTGAGCGCCTGGGGTTTCACCACGCTGGGCCTGGCCCGGATCGAGTGGAAGGCGAACGTGGGCAACACCGCCTCCCGGCGGGCCGCCGAGAAGGCGGGCTTCACGTTCGAGGGGACCGCCCGGGGTGGGGTTCAGCACCGGGGTGAGCGGGTCGACGCCTGGGTGGCCGCGCTGCTCGCCGGGGACCTGGCATGA
- the secA gene encoding preprotein translocase subunit SecA → MSILEKVLNAGEGRMVRRLKAIAAAVSSIEDDYVNLTDEELRGMTEQFRERLADGETLDDLLPEAFAVAREAAARVLGQRPYDVQVMGGAALHFGNIAEMKTGEGKTLTSVMAVYLNALSGDGVHVVTVNDYLAQRDAAWMGRVHEFLGLTVGVVLPNRPATEHKAAYECDITYGTNNEFGFDYLRDNMAWSKDELVQRGHNFAVVDEVDSILIDEARTPLIISGPAEHSARWYGEFAGVVARLQPGTDGEGDYEVDHSKRTIAVTERGVAKVEDRLGIDNLYESVNTPLVGYLNNAIKAKELYKRDKDYIVSDGEVLIVDEFTGRILHGRRYNEGMHQAIEAKEGVEIKQENQTLATITLQNYFRLYNKLSGMTGTAQTEASEFNKVYKVGVVSIPTHRPMVREDRPDVIYKTEKAKFNAVIEDIAERHQLGQPVLVGTVSVENSEILSQLLRRRGIPHNVLNAKFHAREAEIVAQAGRKGAVTVATNMAGRGTDILLGGNPEFLAANELRQRGLDPLENEEEYAKAMEEVLPTWKQACDAEADEVSGAGGLYVLGTERHESRRIDNQLRGRAGRQGDPGESRFYLSLQDELMRRFRAGAVEAVMERFNIPEDVPIESKMVTRQIKSAQAQIEGQNAEIRKNVLKYDEVLNKQRQVVYAERLRVLNGEDLSDQVRNMIDDTVEAYVRGATSDGYGEDWDLEQLWSSLKQLYPVGVTIEELEEEAGGSRAGMDADFLVARLKEDANAAYDKREEQLGEEGVRQLERMVLLQVIDRKWREHLYEMDYLQEGINLRAYAQRDPVVEYQREGFDMFATMMEGIKEETVGFLYNVDVQVTEPEPAADSEEVTLLDKPVEIRAKGLNRSPQRQGLQYSAPTIDGEASPGAVSIEQEQQQAPALGVGRPPQGTPAAPGRSAPSAPQRPASGLRGPTLPSAGSRRPVPNQADAGNGPSRNAPCPCGSGRKYKRCHGAPNGGN, encoded by the coding sequence GTGTCGATTCTGGAAAAGGTCCTTAATGCGGGCGAGGGCCGCATGGTGCGCCGGCTCAAGGCCATCGCCGCCGCCGTCAGCTCGATCGAGGACGACTACGTCAACCTCACCGACGAGGAGCTGCGCGGCATGACCGAGCAGTTCCGGGAGCGGCTCGCCGACGGCGAGACCCTCGACGACCTGCTGCCGGAGGCGTTCGCGGTGGCCCGCGAGGCGGCCGCCCGGGTGCTCGGCCAGCGGCCGTACGACGTCCAGGTGATGGGCGGCGCCGCGCTGCACTTCGGCAACATCGCCGAGATGAAGACCGGTGAGGGCAAGACGCTGACCTCGGTCATGGCCGTCTACCTCAACGCGCTCTCCGGCGACGGCGTGCACGTGGTCACCGTCAACGACTACCTCGCCCAGCGCGACGCTGCCTGGATGGGTCGCGTGCACGAGTTCCTCGGGCTGACCGTCGGCGTGGTGCTGCCCAACCGGCCGGCCACCGAGCACAAGGCCGCCTACGAGTGCGACATCACCTACGGCACCAACAACGAGTTCGGCTTCGACTACCTGCGCGACAACATGGCCTGGTCGAAGGACGAGCTGGTGCAGCGCGGGCACAACTTCGCGGTGGTCGACGAGGTCGACTCCATCCTGATCGACGAGGCACGCACCCCGCTGATCATCTCCGGCCCGGCCGAGCACTCGGCCCGCTGGTACGGCGAGTTCGCAGGCGTCGTGGCCCGGCTGCAGCCCGGCACCGACGGCGAGGGCGACTACGAGGTCGACCACTCCAAGCGCACCATCGCGGTCACCGAGCGCGGCGTCGCCAAGGTCGAGGACCGGCTCGGCATCGACAACCTGTACGAGTCGGTGAACACCCCGCTGGTCGGCTACCTCAACAACGCCATCAAGGCCAAGGAGCTCTACAAGCGCGACAAGGACTACATCGTCAGCGACGGTGAGGTCCTGATCGTCGACGAGTTCACCGGTCGCATCCTGCACGGCCGTCGCTACAACGAGGGCATGCACCAGGCGATCGAGGCCAAGGAGGGGGTGGAGATCAAGCAGGAGAACCAGACCCTGGCCACCATCACCCTCCAGAACTACTTCCGCCTCTACAACAAGCTGTCCGGGATGACCGGTACGGCGCAGACCGAGGCGAGCGAGTTCAACAAGGTCTACAAGGTCGGCGTCGTGAGCATCCCGACGCACCGCCCGATGGTCCGCGAGGACCGGCCGGACGTCATCTACAAGACCGAGAAGGCCAAGTTCAACGCCGTCATCGAGGACATCGCCGAGCGGCACCAGCTGGGCCAGCCGGTGCTGGTCGGCACCGTCTCGGTGGAGAACTCGGAGATCCTCTCCCAGTTGCTGCGTCGCCGTGGCATCCCGCACAACGTGCTGAACGCCAAGTTCCACGCCCGGGAGGCCGAGATCGTCGCCCAGGCCGGGCGTAAGGGCGCGGTCACCGTGGCCACCAACATGGCCGGCCGCGGCACGGACATCCTGCTCGGCGGCAACCCCGAGTTCCTCGCGGCCAACGAGCTGCGCCAGCGCGGTCTCGACCCGCTGGAGAACGAGGAGGAGTACGCCAAGGCGATGGAGGAGGTCCTGCCCACCTGGAAGCAGGCCTGCGACGCCGAGGCGGACGAGGTCTCCGGCGCCGGTGGCCTGTACGTGCTGGGCACCGAGCGGCACGAGTCCCGGCGGATCGACAACCAGCTGCGCGGTCGTGCCGGCCGGCAGGGCGACCCGGGCGAGTCCCGCTTCTACCTGTCCCTGCAGGACGAGCTGATGCGGCGCTTCCGGGCCGGCGCGGTCGAGGCGGTGATGGAGCGCTTCAACATCCCCGAGGACGTGCCCATCGAGTCGAAGATGGTCACCCGCCAGATCAAGAGCGCCCAGGCCCAGATCGAGGGCCAGAACGCCGAGATCCGCAAGAACGTTCTGAAGTACGACGAGGTGCTCAACAAGCAGCGCCAGGTCGTCTACGCCGAGCGGCTGCGGGTGCTCAACGGTGAGGACCTGTCGGACCAGGTCCGCAACATGATCGACGACACCGTCGAGGCGTACGTGCGGGGTGCCACCTCCGACGGCTACGGCGAGGACTGGGACCTGGAGCAGCTCTGGTCCAGCCTCAAGCAGCTCTACCCGGTCGGCGTGACGATCGAGGAGCTGGAGGAGGAGGCCGGCGGTTCCCGGGCCGGCATGGACGCGGACTTCCTGGTCGCCCGCCTCAAGGAGGACGCGAACGCCGCGTACGACAAGCGCGAGGAGCAGCTCGGCGAGGAGGGCGTACGCCAGCTCGAGCGGATGGTGCTGCTCCAGGTCATCGACCGCAAGTGGCGCGAGCACCTCTACGAGATGGACTACCTCCAGGAGGGCATCAACCTCCGGGCGTACGCCCAGCGCGACCCGGTGGTCGAGTACCAGCGCGAGGGCTTCGACATGTTCGCCACGATGATGGAAGGCATCAAGGAGGAGACCGTCGGCTTCCTCTACAACGTGGACGTCCAGGTCACCGAGCCGGAGCCGGCCGCCGACTCGGAGGAGGTCACGCTGCTCGACAAGCCGGTGGAGATCCGTGCCAAGGGTCTCAACCGCTCGCCGCAGCGGCAGGGCCTGCAGTATTCGGCGCCGACGATCGACGGTGAAGCCAGCCCCGGTGCCGTCAGCATCGAGCAGGAGCAGCAGCAGGCGCCGGCGCTCGGTGTGGGCCGGCCGCCCCAGGGCACGCCGGCAGCACCCGGCCGGAGCGCGCCGTCGGCCCCACAGCGGCCGGCCTCCGGGCTGCGTGGCCCGACGCTCCCGAGCGCCGGGTCCCGACGTCCGGTTCCCAACCAGGCCGACGCCGGCAACGGCCCGTCCCGCAACGCGCCGTGCCCGTGTGGCTCGGGCCGCAAGTACAAGCGCTGCCACGGTGCCCCCAACGGCGGCAACTGA
- a CDS encoding Rv3235 family protein — protein MSERRPGPFRPPVRLRPVPPIDPPYPDETYWPGPTHGQLALDLFASTRPDPVRPAERRTAPRRTPTRPASHPGAPLPPATAPEATRAAHRFVGTCLEVVNGYRSPAQVRPLLDPGRAVELLTELARATGRAGPARRRAARPALRLLRLRVCEPREAAVEAAAVISGAGGRSWAMALRLEHRRGRWLCTALHVL, from the coding sequence ATGAGCGAGCGGCGACCCGGTCCCTTCCGGCCACCTGTGCGGCTGCGTCCCGTCCCGCCCATCGATCCGCCGTATCCGGACGAGACGTACTGGCCGGGGCCTACCCACGGCCAGCTCGCCCTCGACCTGTTCGCCTCGACACGACCGGATCCGGTCCGGCCGGCGGAGCGCCGCACCGCCCCACGCCGAACGCCCACGCGACCCGCCAGCCACCCGGGTGCGCCGCTGCCACCGGCGACCGCCCCCGAGGCGACCCGAGCCGCGCACCGCTTCGTCGGCACCTGCCTGGAGGTGGTCAACGGCTACCGCTCGCCGGCCCAGGTGCGCCCACTGCTCGACCCGGGCCGGGCCGTCGAACTGCTCACCGAGTTGGCCCGGGCGACCGGGCGGGCCGGGCCGGCTCGCCGTCGAGCAGCACGGCCGGCTCTGCGGCTGCTCCGGCTGCGGGTGTGCGAGCCTCGGGAAGCCGCGGTGGAAGCGGCCGCCGTGATCAGCGGCGCCGGCGGTCGGAGCTGGGCCATGGCGCTACGTCTGGAACACCGGCGAGGCCGCTGGCTGTGCACGGCCCTGCACGTCCTCTGA